The genomic interval atatatatatatatatatattattataattataagatTCGCACTGCCGCTCTTTTTAGTCAGATGAGCCAGGATTGTGGCACTGATAGTGTAACATATGTCCCATTGCGGATAAGATATTTCGGATTCCTGACTACTGGCAACCtcagtgtgaaatatttaaatgagatCAAGGACAGGGTGAAACAACCACCCGTGAGGTGCCCACGAGTGGTGATTAAACACTgtgcaaaagaaaagaaaaaagtaccTGTAGGGTGCCCACAAGCGgtgattaaatatttgaaaaaaaaaaaaaagggaaagggGCAAAActtacggagcccctaaagggactgggggaaaataaaacactattgattttgcgttccctcgtaAACAtaattgcgttccctcgcaaatagttttgcgttccctcgcaaatactttgtgggctccgtagtactgtgcttgctgtgcgtgtaaggtgaactatggagcagctcgttgaattttactttgatcttggactgaaatataaagacatagcatctcttctgagcagaaaacatggatatgttactggggagcgccaactgaaacgtttggtgctgtgttgttaactgctatgaaatgaggatgagaaaatttaaagtgcaagcgcatggacaaaggttacggaacagtacagagatacagacaatgaacacagtttccaaacagtgggagagaaagaggataaataaatgtgtagctattggtagtgtattggagtaatgtgtgtaaaagttttTGGCAGAAAATGATATcctttttactgcagctttaaaaaacagaattccCAGATAAAACGAAATGCATGGTGTAGCGACCGGCTCTAGCTCCACAGCCGTGTCTGGAGTCATCGCGCTGAGCCACGTCTCTGCAGCgtgccctgagatctctgtgtgttaagCCACTATcttacaccctccatcttgttattGAATGACCGGACTTTTAAGAGAGTCTTTGcttaacaataacaataaataacaataacaataacaaacactTTTACTTTCTTTCACGAAGCCGCCTACGTCTCATACACCTGTTACTATGGAGATACGTGGAGCTACGGCGTTCTGACTTGCACTTGTTGTTCACAACTTCCTCTGATGTTAGGCAGTTCCTTGCAGATGTATGAACGATTCGCACTGGCAACGaaactgtgtgttagtagagataaataaatacatatataatctctgtttcaagtggctgaatttccctggaaactgcagtgtcctgatgtgttaAATGAGTCAcgaagacaattgtgtatcataaaacatttgcaaatgaGCGCAATGCattttgcgagggaacgcaaaactaTTTGCAAGGGAACGCAAAACGGTTTGTGAGGGAACGCAAacatttgcgagggaacgcaaaatcaatagtgtttttttatttttccccaagtccctttaggggctccgtaataACTAAACCAGTGTCTCAGTGTTCCTTTTTCCAGCCGATCCTGACCTCGATGCCGCCCCACCGAAAAGAACCGCACCAGAGAACAaccaagcagcagcagcagcacctgagtAAGTGGCAATGCAACCACCTCCACCCACCGGAGCACCAGGCCTCAGTGGACCCGCATCCAGCACCCGGTCCCTATGTCAATCTGCAGCGGGAAATCAAAGTGTTGGACAGAGAGCAGGAGGGAATCGGATACTGGACTGAAAAGGACATGATAGAGTTACCTCTGATCTGTCTGACCCCCTACAAGTAGGAGGACGGAAGTTCAGAAAAGAATTTGAGGATTTTTGCAAGTCATGTTGCCCGACTGAGAACAAGataaggaaaaaagaaagaaagaaagcggGCAGACACTTTGGTTCAAGAAAGTCGATGATGGTAAAAGCAAGTTGATGATGGTAAAAGCAAGTTGACGACGGAAAACAGCAAGTTGACGAAGGTACAAGCAAGTTgtgcccccccacacacacgttTCACGTGaaggagacagaggaagaggacaATGGAGGGGTCGAGGGCAAAGCAGAGGAAGAGGATTTGCAGGCAATGGGCCAGCTTTCCAGTTAAACGTGTCTCAGAGAGATACATGGGTGAATCGGTGCTACAATTGTGGCAAACAGGGACATTTTGTCAGAGACTGCCCGGAGCAATATGCTCAGGAGGAAGAAAAGCCAGAAACAGCACACTGCGAGAAGTGATGGGCGGCGGAGAGGCAGGACGCGCTGAGATGGGACGCACTGACACAGTGAAAAGGGAAGTACTCTCTTCTTCTCAAAACGTAAGTTAACTGCCTGACTACATAATTACTATAAATCTGCAGATCAGATAACGTTATAGAAACTAatgataaaaaattataaataaagggGATTTTATTGATAGACCATACGAAGTATTTATATTGAAGTAATAtattgaagctgtccctacactgaagttctcatggactactaactatcatcaccagtagattgaccagaggaggatgggtcaccccttgtgagccttggttcctcccaaggtttcttcctcagctgggggagtttttccttgccactgtcgcccctggcttgctcacttgagggtttacatttgtttttacatttcatgtcaaatctttgtcttactggaattctgtgaagctgctttgtgacaacatcagttgtgaaaagcgctatataaataaatttgatttgatttgatttgatatttattaggaaaaaaatataaaatgcttcTGTGTTCTATGTGTTGACCTATATGCTGATCTGAAATATGTTATTTCAAGGGATTACCTAAGACTGAATGGAATCCCCCAGAGCTCTggtgcaaatatatatatgcatttagCATGACGtatagatttatttatatagactGTATGCAAACatgtctatataaataaaaataataattaaaaaaaaaatcccctatTTTGCCGCGTAGAGGCCACTGCGCGACAAAAAAGCGAGATTCATTTGATTAGGTGATTCGGTTGAGTCATTGGTTTGATTCAGATTGAATCACTGAGTTCATTCACTGAGGTGACAATTTGATTCACTTGAACCttacatttgtttcattttatgaTACTTTGTTTCAAATTTCAACTTGTTGAAATTGATTCATTAATTATCATCGAATTTGTTGAGATTGGTGATGGTTTGATTGActtttattctaaatatttgagatttaaaattattattaacaatgaGATTCATCTTATCCCCAGTTTGATTAATGGTTATCGGTTATTGATATGAATTGAGTCATTATTGATTCGAGCCAACCAATTGGCTTAATATAAGATCTGATTTAACATGTTTTAGAACGTGATAACTGAGAAATCAATATATCACATTTTGATTAATAAATTCATATCTCATTAATTAGATATGCATGCATGTGAAACCCCATGAAACTCGACATGGCATGGGATAATTATAAACTCATACACAGCTTTCACAGCTCCGGTCGCCGCCACACAACTTCCTGTAACAGAGCAAGAGAAACCCACTCTGCGGGATATTCAATCCACTGCCACTGGAGCAGAGCGAGCTCAGTGGTCCAAATCAGGATGCATTAAGTATGGGTACACACTACAACGAACAGACCATGTCTCCCAGAAACATACATAAAAGGGTTAATTGCTATTGCTCATGGGAGTTATCACATGAGCAAAAGGAGGGAATGATAATATATGATACCCAGGCATTGGTATGCACCCAGACTCTCTACACTCACCCAAAAGTTTTGTTCAGCATGCCTCACgtgtgcacaaaacacacacaggcacaaacaCCCCCTGTCTCAACAACCTGTAGGTCACCCCCCAGCAACAGAGCCATTCCATTGACAGATTGATTTTGTGGAGCTAACACCAGCAGAAGGGAAGCGGTTTCTCTTGGTCTGTGTATGCATGTTCAGTAAATGGGTTGAAGCTTTTTCCACAGGTACCCAGGATGGCGAGGCAGTAGCCAAAACATTCCTCAGAGAAATAATCCTCAGATGGGACCTGCCACAACGCGTCTCGAGTGATAATGGCACTTCATTTGTACATACAGGCCTAATTAGTCTAACTAAGTACCTAGAAATAGACATGCCACCACCCCGCCAGTGCTGGGTCAGTAGAAAGGGTTAatagaaccattaaaaatggtcTTGCAAAATGACACAAACAGGCCTTAATTGGGTTAAGTGCATCCCTCTGGTCCTCTGGCAAAGCAGAACCAGACCACAGAAAAGATCTTAGTGCCTTTGAGATAATGTTTGGCAGGTCTCCCAACACGGGGTTACATCCACCTCCACTTGATAATCAGTTGCTTgacccactctctcacaacgTATTGCGTCTCGAGATGTTTCTGCCCATATCTAAGCAGGTGAAAGCAGTGCTGCCGCAACCAACCGACCAGCCCTTCCACGACCACAAGCCAGGTGACTGGGTGTTGATACGAGACCTCCGCAGACGAAGGTGGAACCAACCTAAGTGGACTGGACCACACCAGGTGctcctagtgacccacacggccGTGAAAGTGCCA from Hoplias malabaricus isolate fHopMal1 chromosome 3, fHopMal1.hap1, whole genome shotgun sequence carries:
- the LOC136691746 gene encoding uncharacterized protein isoform X1 encodes the protein MEGSRAKQRKRICRQWASFPVKRVSERYMGESVLQLWQTGTFCQRLPGAICSGGRKARNSTLREVMGGGEAGRAEMGRTDTVKREVLSSSQNQVKAVLPQPTDQPFHDHKPGDWVLIRDLRRRRWNQPKWTGPHQVLLVTHTAVKVPGRGTRVHHTHCKNAPTSPEETTTLRVPQKDENVNETLSHHVQARYQLLQITKGSKPDEVDKDLGLEHLFDEDNL
- the LOC136691746 gene encoding uncharacterized protein isoform X2, whose amino-acid sequence is MEGSRAKQRKRICRQWASFPVKRVSERYMGESVLQLWQTGTFCQRLPGAICSGGRKARNSTLREVMGGGEAGRAEMGRTDTVKREVLSSSQNVKAVLPQPTDQPFHDHKPGDWVLIRDLRRRRWNQPKWTGPHQVLLVTHTAVKVPGRGTRVHHTHCKNAPTSPEETTTLRVPQKDENVNETLSHHVQARYQLLQITKGSKPDEVDKDLGLEHLFDEDNL